In a genomic window of Actinomycetes bacterium:
- a CDS encoding 3-hydroxyacyl-CoA dehydrogenase NAD-binding domain-containing protein, whose translation MSQDATTPGDPVAVVGTGVIGSAWCALFLGRGLPVRAHDPAPGARERLERDVRAAWPALAALGTPGEPALGRLEWSDTVADAVRGVRFVQESGPERLEQKRLLLAEIDRFAPAVTAVASSTSGLRPSDIQASCTEHPERVLVGHPFHPAHLIPLVEVVGGALTSDAAIAAAMAFYAALGKRPVHVRLELDGHLVNRLQAALWREAYDLVSRGAASVGDIDAAITHGPGLRWAVVGPFAGQHLSGGGGGIAHTLEHLGPPMVRWWDDLRTPSWTPELVATVTRQMADELGTTTTEALAAARDRVVLGLLAAKAAETGLP comes from the coding sequence GTGAGCCAGGACGCGACGACGCCGGGCGACCCGGTGGCCGTCGTCGGGACCGGGGTCATCGGTTCGGCCTGGTGCGCGCTCTTCCTCGGTCGCGGTCTGCCCGTCCGCGCCCACGACCCGGCGCCCGGCGCGCGCGAGCGCCTCGAGCGTGACGTGCGCGCGGCGTGGCCGGCGCTGGCGGCGCTCGGCACTCCCGGCGAACCCGCGCTGGGGCGGCTCGAGTGGAGCGACACCGTGGCGGATGCGGTTCGCGGGGTGCGCTTCGTCCAGGAGAGCGGACCGGAACGTCTCGAGCAGAAGCGGCTGCTGCTCGCCGAGATCGACCGCTTCGCACCTGCCGTGACGGCGGTGGCGAGCAGCACCTCCGGACTGCGCCCGAGCGACATCCAGGCGAGCTGCACCGAGCACCCGGAGCGGGTTCTGGTCGGCCACCCGTTCCACCCGGCCCATCTCATCCCGCTCGTCGAGGTCGTCGGTGGAGCCCTCACCTCCGACGCTGCCATCGCGGCCGCCATGGCCTTCTACGCGGCGCTCGGCAAGCGGCCGGTGCACGTGCGGCTCGAGCTCGACGGCCACCTCGTCAACCGCCTGCAGGCGGCGCTGTGGCGCGAGGCGTACGACCTGGTCAGCCGGGGCGCGGCCAGCGTCGGCGACATCGACGCCGCCATCACCCACGGCCCAGGGCTGCGCTGGGCGGTGGTGGGGCCGTTCGCCGGCCAGCACCTCTCCGGTGGAGGCGGCGGCATCGCGCACACCCTCGAGCACCTCGGCCCGCCGATGGTCCGTTGGTGGGACGACCTGCGCACGCCGTCCTGGACGCCCGAGCTGGTGGCGACGGTGACCCGGCAGATGGCCGACGAGCTGGGCACGACGACGACGGAGGCACTGGCCGCGGCACGGGACCGGGTGGTCCTCGGATTGCTCGCGGCCAAGGCCGCAGAGACCGGGCTGCCATGA
- a CDS encoding acetoacetate--CoA ligase, whose translation MSEAVAEGTVLRPVPADARATSEIGHYLDWLEKERGLAFSGYDDLYRWSIEDLDAFWRSIWDYYDVRASTPPTAVLADRRMPGAVWFPGATLNYAEHSLGTWRDPSGVALIEHNQTRPARTTTRGELADQVARARAGLRRLGIGKGDRVVAFLPNITETVVAFLATASLGAIWASCAPEFGTRSIVDRFAQVEPKLLLVVPGYVYGAKHIDKRDEVAEIRASLPTVEHVVTVAYGEGEIPDSTSWAELLSEPAPLEFDPVPFDHPMVVLFTSGTTGKPKPIVHCQGGLLVEQLKSQGLSWDLREGDRLLWFTTTAWMLWTTVVAALLHGAAAVLVDGNPMHPDLTAQWRLAEESGATLVGLSPGYVMACRKAGLEPAKAFDLSRVRQVGVAGAPLATEGFVWIVDQLGQDVLLNVGSGGTDVCTGLVAASPLQPVYAGQMSGPVLGCAVYAFDPDGNRVVDELGELVITEPMPSMPVGFWGDTDGSRYRSSYFDVYPGVWRQGDWVRFTPHGSCVITGRSDATLNRGGVRLGTADFYGVVEELPEVRESLVVHLEDPEGGPGELILFVVTADGDLSDSLRARIVDALRTNLSPRHVPDEIRVVRAVPHSRTGKKLELPVKRILLGEDPDHVASRDALMDPTTLDIFVEERAARQART comes from the coding sequence ATGAGCGAAGCCGTCGCCGAGGGAACGGTGCTGCGCCCGGTGCCGGCCGACGCGCGGGCGACCAGCGAGATCGGTCACTACCTCGACTGGCTCGAGAAGGAGCGGGGTCTGGCCTTCAGCGGCTACGACGACCTGTACCGCTGGTCCATCGAGGACCTCGACGCCTTCTGGCGCAGCATCTGGGACTACTACGACGTACGCGCGTCGACCCCACCGACCGCGGTGCTGGCCGACCGCAGGATGCCGGGCGCAGTCTGGTTCCCCGGCGCCACCTTGAACTACGCGGAGCACTCGCTCGGGACCTGGCGCGACCCGTCGGGTGTCGCGCTCATCGAGCACAACCAGACCAGACCGGCACGGACCACGACGCGCGGCGAGCTCGCCGACCAGGTCGCCCGAGCGCGAGCCGGTCTACGGCGCCTGGGCATCGGCAAGGGCGACCGCGTGGTCGCCTTCCTGCCGAACATCACAGAGACCGTCGTCGCCTTCCTCGCCACCGCGAGCCTCGGCGCGATCTGGGCGAGCTGCGCGCCGGAGTTCGGCACCCGCAGCATCGTCGACCGCTTCGCGCAGGTGGAGCCGAAGCTGCTGCTCGTCGTCCCGGGCTACGTCTACGGGGCCAAGCACATCGACAAGCGGGACGAGGTCGCGGAGATCCGAGCATCGCTGCCCACGGTCGAGCACGTGGTCACGGTGGCCTACGGGGAGGGGGAGATCCCGGACAGCACCTCCTGGGCCGAGCTGCTGAGCGAGCCTGCGCCCCTGGAGTTCGACCCGGTGCCCTTCGACCACCCGATGGTCGTGCTGTTCACGTCAGGGACGACGGGGAAGCCGAAACCCATCGTGCACTGCCAGGGCGGCCTGCTCGTCGAGCAGCTGAAGAGCCAGGGCCTGTCCTGGGACCTGCGCGAGGGCGACCGGCTGCTGTGGTTCACCACGACCGCGTGGATGCTCTGGACGACGGTCGTCGCGGCGCTGCTCCACGGCGCTGCCGCGGTCCTCGTCGACGGCAACCCGATGCACCCGGACCTCACCGCGCAGTGGCGGCTGGCCGAGGAGTCCGGCGCGACCCTCGTGGGCCTGAGCCCGGGGTATGTCATGGCGTGCCGCAAGGCCGGGCTCGAACCGGCCAAGGCCTTCGACCTATCCCGGGTCCGCCAGGTCGGTGTCGCAGGCGCCCCCCTCGCCACCGAGGGCTTCGTCTGGATCGTCGACCAGCTCGGCCAGGACGTCCTGCTCAACGTCGGCAGCGGGGGGACGGACGTCTGCACGGGGCTGGTCGCCGCCAGCCCCCTGCAGCCGGTCTACGCAGGACAGATGTCCGGGCCGGTGCTCGGCTGCGCCGTGTACGCCTTCGACCCGGACGGGAACCGCGTGGTCGACGAGCTCGGCGAGCTGGTCATCACCGAACCGATGCCGTCCATGCCGGTGGGCTTCTGGGGCGACACCGACGGCAGCCGCTACCGGTCCTCGTACTTCGACGTCTATCCCGGGGTCTGGCGCCAGGGCGACTGGGTCCGCTTCACCCCCCACGGCAGCTGCGTCATCACCGGCCGCTCCGACGCCACGCTCAACCGCGGCGGCGTACGCCTGGGCACCGCCGACTTCTACGGCGTCGTCGAGGAGCTCCCCGAGGTTCGGGAGAGCCTCGTCGTGCATCTCGAGGACCCCGAGGGCGGCCCGGGCGAACTGATCCTGTTCGTCGTGACCGCCGACGGAGATCTGTCCGACTCTCTTCGCGCGCGCATCGTGGACGCGCTGCGAACCAACCTGTCCCCTCGGCACGTCCCCGACGAGATCCGCGTGGTTCGCGCCGTCCCGCACAGCCGGACCGGCAAGAAGCTCGAGCTCCCCGTGAAGCGGATCCTGCTCGGCGAGGACCCCGATCACGTGGCCAGCCGGGACGCCCTCATGGACCCGACCACCCTCGACATCTTCGTCGAGGAGCGGGCCGCCAGGCAGGCGCGGACGTGA
- a CDS encoding crotonase/enoyl-CoA hydratase family protein produces MSSEDTTIKDVPDLPDTLTTDVRGDVAVLTLRRPAKRNAIDDETVLGLEAFFLAPPPGVRVVVLDGEGEHFCAGLDLSSLSATSLEEGLHHSRMWHRAMSAIEFGRVPVVSVLKGAVIGGGLELASATHLRVAESSAFYALPEGQRGIYLGGGGSVRLPRLIGVWRMVDLMLTGRVYDAAEGHTAGLSHYLVETGQGLPAALELAAKVATIAPMTAYAVLHALPRIADAGPQEGYLMESLMAAVAQSTDEAKGRLQDFLAGRAAKVTATEGDAR; encoded by the coding sequence ATGAGCAGCGAGGACACCACCATCAAGGACGTACCCGATCTGCCAGACACGTTGACGACCGATGTCCGAGGCGACGTCGCCGTCCTGACGCTGCGCCGGCCGGCCAAGCGCAACGCGATCGATGACGAGACCGTGCTCGGTCTCGAGGCGTTCTTCCTCGCGCCGCCGCCGGGCGTCCGCGTGGTGGTCCTCGACGGCGAGGGCGAGCACTTCTGTGCCGGTCTCGACCTGTCCTCGCTGTCGGCGACCTCCCTCGAGGAGGGCCTGCACCACTCGCGGATGTGGCACCGGGCCATGTCCGCCATCGAGTTCGGCCGGGTCCCGGTCGTGTCGGTTCTCAAGGGAGCGGTGATCGGGGGTGGCCTCGAGCTGGCCTCCGCCACCCACCTCAGGGTGGCCGAGAGCAGCGCGTTCTACGCATTGCCGGAGGGCCAGCGCGGCATCTACCTCGGCGGCGGAGGGTCGGTACGCCTGCCGCGTCTCATCGGCGTCTGGCGCATGGTCGACCTGATGCTCACCGGCCGGGTCTACGACGCCGCCGAAGGCCACACCGCCGGCCTCTCGCACTATCTGGTCGAGACCGGGCAGGGCCTGCCGGCGGCCCTCGAGCTGGCCGCCAAGGTCGCGACGATCGCCCCGATGACGGCGTACGCGGTCCTGCACGCGCTCCCGCGGATCGCGGACGCGGGGCCTCAGGAGGGCTATCTGATGGAGTCGCTCATGGCGGCCGTGGCGCAGAGCACCGACGAGGCCAAGGGCCGGCTGCAGGACTTCCTCGCGGGACGCGCCGCCAAGGTCACGGCCACGGAAGGGGACGCCCGATGA
- a CDS encoding fumarylacetoacetate hydrolase family protein — translation MKLLTYRTGTGSRAALVLDGSTLPLREGVTVLDVVRAGLPVQPDRWVSDEPGLDPSSLVLDVPYRPPTVRDFVAFEEHVEGVRKAVDGVGGVVDQWYEYPTFYFTNPYALVATGDPVPVPQASARLDFELEVGIVIGRSGHDLAPARAHENVFGFTIFNDWSARDLQSREMKVNLGPAKGKDFATTIGPVIVTADELRDHLGSDGFLDLAMVVSVNGSEVGRDLLSNMGWPIGDLVAYASRDTWVHPGDLLGTGTCGNGGCLAELWGRSGSLVPPPLQPGDVVTMTVEGIGTITNEVVAGVATPAIPRARQRPRNRPDDARLARARAQ, via the coding sequence ATGAAGCTCCTGACGTACCGCACCGGCACCGGGAGCCGGGCGGCGCTCGTCCTCGACGGATCGACCCTGCCGCTTCGCGAAGGGGTCACGGTCCTGGACGTGGTCCGCGCCGGCCTGCCCGTCCAGCCCGACCGCTGGGTCTCCGACGAGCCCGGGCTCGACCCGTCGAGCCTGGTCCTCGACGTCCCGTACCGCCCGCCGACCGTTCGTGACTTCGTCGCCTTCGAGGAGCACGTCGAGGGCGTGCGCAAGGCGGTCGACGGCGTCGGCGGCGTGGTGGACCAGTGGTACGAGTACCCCACCTTCTACTTCACGAACCCCTATGCCCTCGTCGCGACCGGCGATCCCGTGCCGGTCCCGCAGGCGAGCGCCCGCCTGGACTTCGAGCTCGAGGTCGGCATCGTGATCGGCCGGTCCGGCCACGACCTGGCCCCTGCCCGTGCCCACGAGAACGTGTTCGGCTTCACCATCTTCAACGACTGGTCGGCCCGTGACCTGCAGAGCCGTGAGATGAAGGTCAACCTCGGGCCGGCGAAGGGCAAGGACTTCGCGACCACGATCGGCCCCGTCATCGTCACAGCCGACGAGCTTCGAGACCACCTCGGCTCCGACGGGTTCCTCGACCTGGCGATGGTCGTGTCGGTGAACGGCAGCGAGGTCGGACGCGACCTCCTCTCCAACATGGGCTGGCCGATCGGTGACCTCGTCGCCTACGCCTCGCGCGACACCTGGGTGCACCCGGGGGACCTGCTCGGGACGGGGACCTGTGGCAACGGCGGATGCCTCGCCGAGCTGTGGGGCCGGTCGGGGTCGCTGGTACCGCCACCGCTGCAGCCCGGGGACGTCGTGACCATGACCGTCGAGGGCATCGGCACGATCACCAACGAGGTGGTCGCGGGCGTCGCGACCCCTGCGATCCCGCGGGCTCGGCAGCGACCACGCAACCGGCCCGACGACGCGCGGCTGGCCCGCGCGCGAGCGCAGTGA
- a CDS encoding TIGR03560 family F420-dependent LLM class oxidoreductase, translating into MRFGIKTRPEHVTWQQVRDVWVAADDIPIFESAWNWDHFYPLTGDLDGPNLEAWTSLAALAQATRRIRVGVQVTGMIYRHPAVLANMAATVDIVSNGRLDIGLGAGWNQLECDAYGIPLPPLKERFDRFDEGVQVIIGLLSQEYTDFAGTYYTLTHARSEPKPVQRPHPPITIGGRGPRRTLLAVARWAQQWNSLTQSPEEWLGLKHVLLEHCAAVGRDAAEIECSVNVMLPTAGELGPAFEKAAGYRDAGVDIAIMNLPHGAPPSLLEPLADGLAAI; encoded by the coding sequence ATGCGCTTCGGCATCAAGACCCGCCCGGAACACGTCACCTGGCAGCAGGTGCGCGACGTCTGGGTGGCCGCCGACGACATCCCGATCTTCGAGAGCGCCTGGAACTGGGACCACTTCTATCCGCTGACCGGCGACCTCGACGGCCCGAACCTGGAGGCGTGGACCTCCCTCGCGGCGCTCGCGCAGGCCACTCGACGCATCCGCGTGGGCGTCCAGGTCACCGGGATGATCTACCGTCACCCGGCAGTGCTCGCGAACATGGCCGCGACGGTCGACATCGTGAGCAACGGACGGCTGGACATCGGTCTCGGCGCCGGCTGGAACCAGCTCGAGTGCGACGCGTACGGCATCCCGCTGCCCCCGCTGAAGGAGCGCTTCGACCGCTTCGACGAGGGTGTGCAGGTGATCATCGGGTTGCTCTCGCAGGAGTACACCGACTTCGCCGGTACCTACTACACGCTGACCCACGCCCGCTCGGAACCGAAGCCCGTGCAGCGACCGCACCCCCCGATCACGATCGGCGGCCGCGGCCCGAGACGCACGCTGCTGGCGGTGGCTCGATGGGCGCAGCAGTGGAACTCCCTGACCCAGAGCCCGGAGGAGTGGCTCGGACTCAAGCATGTCCTGCTCGAGCACTGCGCCGCGGTGGGGCGCGACGCGGCCGAGATCGAGTGCTCCGTGAACGTGATGCTGCCAACCGCTGGGGAGCTGGGACCCGCGTTCGAGAAGGCCGCGGGGTACCGGGACGCCGGCGTCGACATCGCCATCATGAACCTGCCGCACGGCGCGCCGCCGAGCCTGCTCGAGCCGCTGGCCGACGGCCTGGCCGCGATCTGA
- a CDS encoding Gfo/Idh/MocA family oxidoreductase, with product MRIALAGAGAFGIKHLDALTAIDGVTVTSVVSRRLEQAKEVAEKYGAPHAGTEIDEALAREDVDAVILCTPTQLHAEQAIAAMRAGKHVQVEIPLADSWTDALAVDRVQRETGLVCMVGHTRRFNPSHQWIRGRIESGELTIQQMDVQTYFFRRSNMNALGQPRSWTDHLLWHHAAHTVDLFQYQTGERVTIANAVQGPIHPVLGIAMDMSIQLRTETGTICTLSLSFNNDGPLGTFFRYICDNGTYIARYDDLVTGKEEPIDVSQVAVSTNGIELQDREFVAAIREGREPNASVASVLACYETLGRLEQQLATQQ from the coding sequence ATGCGCATCGCACTCGCCGGAGCCGGCGCGTTCGGCATCAAGCACCTCGATGCCCTCACGGCCATCGACGGGGTCACGGTCACCTCCGTGGTGAGCCGGCGGCTCGAGCAGGCCAAGGAGGTGGCGGAGAAGTACGGCGCGCCGCACGCCGGCACCGAGATCGACGAGGCGCTGGCTCGCGAGGACGTGGACGCGGTGATCCTCTGCACGCCGACGCAGCTGCACGCCGAGCAGGCGATCGCGGCGATGCGCGCCGGCAAGCATGTCCAGGTCGAGATCCCGCTCGCCGACTCCTGGACCGACGCGCTCGCCGTCGACCGGGTCCAGCGGGAGACCGGCCTGGTGTGCATGGTCGGCCACACCCGGCGCTTCAACCCGTCGCACCAGTGGATCCGGGGGCGCATCGAGAGCGGTGAGCTCACCATCCAGCAGATGGACGTGCAGACGTACTTCTTCCGGCGGTCGAACATGAACGCGCTGGGCCAGCCGCGGAGCTGGACCGACCACCTTCTCTGGCACCACGCGGCCCACACGGTCGACCTGTTCCAGTACCAGACCGGCGAGCGGGTGACGATCGCCAACGCCGTCCAGGGGCCGATCCACCCGGTCCTCGGGATCGCGATGGACATGTCCATCCAGCTGCGCACCGAGACCGGCACGATCTGCACGCTGTCCCTCAGCTTCAACAACGACGGCCCGCTGGGCACGTTCTTCCGCTACATCTGCGACAACGGCACCTACATCGCCCGCTACGACGACTTGGTCACCGGCAAGGAGGAGCCGATCGACGTCTCGCAGGTCGCGGTCTCGACCAACGGCATCGAGCTGCAGGACCGGGAGTTCGTCGCGGCGATCCGCGAGGGCCGGGAACCCAACGCCTCGGTCGCCTCCGTGCTGGCCTGCTACGAGACACTGGGGCGGCTGGAGCAGCAGCTCGCCACCCAGCAGTAG
- a CDS encoding class III extradiol dioxygenase subunit beta has product MARITAGLTTSHVPAIGMAVDLGKTEQDYWKPVFAGYEWTRRWAAEQPPDVVILVYNDHASAFSLQIIPTFALGLAPSFKPCDEGYGPRPVPVVEGHPELAAHLAQSLILDEFDMTLLNELDVDHGLTVPLSLVYGRPDSWPTKVIPLAVNVVQFPPPTGHRCLSLGRAIRRAVESYPEDLDVQVWGTGGMSHQIQGARAGLINKEWDTAFLDRLESDPDGLAKVSHIEYLREAGSEGIELVMWLIMRGALGDRVKELHRFYHVPASNTAVGHLVLEPAP; this is encoded by the coding sequence ATGGCACGCATCACCGCCGGGCTCACTACGAGCCATGTCCCCGCGATCGGCATGGCCGTCGACCTCGGGAAGACCGAGCAGGACTACTGGAAGCCGGTCTTCGCCGGCTACGAGTGGACGAGGAGATGGGCAGCCGAGCAGCCGCCCGACGTCGTGATCCTCGTCTACAACGACCATGCATCCGCCTTCTCGCTGCAGATCATCCCGACCTTTGCGCTGGGTCTCGCGCCGTCGTTCAAGCCCTGCGACGAGGGGTACGGCCCCCGGCCGGTCCCGGTGGTGGAGGGTCACCCTGAGCTCGCCGCGCACCTCGCGCAGTCGCTCATCCTCGACGAGTTCGACATGACGCTACTGAACGAGCTGGACGTCGACCACGGGCTCACCGTCCCGCTGTCGCTGGTCTACGGCCGGCCGGACTCCTGGCCGACGAAGGTGATCCCGCTGGCCGTGAACGTCGTGCAGTTCCCGCCGCCGACCGGGCACCGCTGCCTGTCCCTCGGCCGGGCCATCCGCAGGGCGGTCGAGAGCTACCCCGAGGACCTCGACGTCCAGGTGTGGGGCACCGGTGGCATGAGCCACCAGATCCAGGGTGCACGGGCGGGTCTGATCAACAAGGAGTGGGACACCGCCTTCCTCGACCGGCTGGAGAGCGACCCCGACGGCCTCGCCAAGGTCTCGCACATCGAGTACCTGCGGGAGGCCGGCTCCGAGGGCATCGAGCTGGTGATGTGGCTGATCATGCGAGGAGCGCTGGGAGATCGCGTCAAGGAGCTCCATCGCTTCTATCACGTCCCCGCGAGCAACACGGCGGTCGGGCACCTCGTGCTCGAGCCGGCTCCCTGA
- the ligA gene encoding protocatechuate 4,5-dioxygenase subunit alpha, translating into MVDNSALDDIPGTTVFTAERSRKGYQLNQFCMSLMKAENRERFHADERAYLDEWPMSEEQKQAVLDRDFQRMLDLGGNVYFLSKIFASDGLSYVQAVSTMTDLTVEQYQDMMLAGGRSPEGWRSKSERD; encoded by the coding sequence ATGGTCGACAACTCAGCGCTGGACGACATCCCCGGAACGACGGTCTTCACCGCCGAGCGTTCGCGCAAGGGCTACCAGCTGAACCAGTTCTGCATGAGCCTCATGAAGGCGGAGAACCGCGAGCGTTTCCACGCCGACGAGCGGGCCTACCTCGATGAGTGGCCCATGTCCGAGGAGCAGAAGCAGGCCGTGCTGGATCGCGACTTCCAGCGCATGCTCGACCTCGGGGGCAACGTCTACTTCCTGTCCAAGATCTTCGCGAGCGACGGCCTCAGCTACGTGCAGGCGGTCAGCACGATGACGGACCTCACGGTCGAGCAGTACCAGGACATGATGCTGGCGGGCGGCCGCAGCCCCGAGGGCTGGCGCTCGAAGAGCGAGAGGGATTGA
- a CDS encoding amidohydrolase family protein codes for MSFTPDADWLAYCAAPTKPAYVPPPGAVDAHCHVFGPGEVFPYAPERKYTPIDAGKAELFALRDFLGFDRNVVVQATCHGADNSAMVDALRSSGGRARGVATIRPGVAEAELADMHDAGVRGVRFNFVKRLVDPKPDAYYRELVERIAPYGWHVVVYFEAADLAERWALFTSLPVTLVVDHMGRPDVTQPVDGEQFAIFLRFMDENPNVWSKVSGAERLSVEGPPAYSDVWPFARRVVERYPDRVLWGTDWPHPNMKSHMPDDGHLVDVIPHIATTEELQRALLVNNPTRLYWEA; via the coding sequence GTGAGCTTCACTCCGGACGCCGACTGGCTCGCCTACTGCGCCGCGCCGACGAAGCCGGCGTACGTTCCTCCGCCCGGCGCCGTCGACGCGCACTGCCACGTGTTCGGGCCGGGCGAGGTCTTCCCCTACGCTCCCGAGCGCAAGTACACGCCCATCGACGCGGGCAAAGCCGAGTTGTTCGCCCTAAGGGACTTCCTCGGCTTCGACCGCAACGTCGTCGTGCAGGCGACCTGTCACGGCGCGGACAACTCCGCGATGGTGGACGCCCTGCGCAGCTCGGGAGGGCGTGCTCGCGGCGTTGCCACCATCCGTCCGGGCGTCGCCGAGGCGGAGCTGGCGGACATGCACGACGCCGGCGTCCGAGGCGTCCGGTTCAACTTCGTCAAGCGGCTCGTCGACCCGAAGCCTGATGCCTACTACCGGGAGCTGGTCGAGCGCATCGCGCCGTACGGCTGGCACGTCGTCGTCTACTTCGAGGCCGCCGACCTGGCCGAGCGCTGGGCGCTGTTCACTTCCCTGCCGGTCACGCTCGTCGTCGACCACATGGGCCGGCCCGACGTGACCCAGCCCGTGGACGGCGAGCAGTTCGCCATCTTCCTGCGGTTCATGGACGAGAACCCCAACGTCTGGAGCAAGGTGAGTGGGGCCGAGCGGCTGTCCGTGGAGGGACCGCCGGCCTACTCCGACGTGTGGCCCTTCGCGCGCCGGGTGGTGGAGCGGTACCCGGACCGGGTCCTCTGGGGCACCGACTGGCCGCACCCGAACATGAAGAGCCACATGCCCGACGACGGTCACCTGGTGGACGTGATCCCCCACATCGCCACGACCGAGGAGCTGCAGCGCGCGCTCCTGGTCAACAACCCGACTCGGCTGTACTGGGAGGCCTGA
- a CDS encoding amidohydrolase family protein has protein sequence MIIDCHGHYTTAPAAHSEWREGQLAAFLAGAPAPTYPAISDEEIRETIEANQLRLLRERGADMTIFSPRASAMGHHEGDLEVGVAWARACNDLIARVVDLFPDAFIGVCQLPQVAGQPLDAAVAELRRCVDMGFVGLNLNPDPSGGRWSSPPLTDRYWYPVYEAMAELDVPAMVHVSASCTPVFHATGAHYINADTTAFMQLVQGDLFADFPDLRLVIPHGGGAVPYHWGRYRGLADMLGKPSLDTHVMRNVFFDTCVYHQAGIDLLFEVIDVDNILFGSEMVGAVRGVDPTTGHYFDDTLRYVDVLDLGPAEREQVLSGNARRVYPRLDAALRRRGLP, from the coding sequence GTGATCATCGACTGCCACGGCCACTACACGACGGCGCCCGCGGCGCACAGCGAGTGGCGTGAGGGGCAGCTGGCCGCGTTCCTCGCCGGCGCTCCCGCGCCGACCTATCCCGCGATCTCGGACGAGGAGATCCGCGAGACCATCGAGGCCAACCAGCTGCGCCTGCTGCGCGAGCGCGGCGCCGACATGACGATCTTCTCCCCGCGTGCCTCCGCCATGGGCCACCACGAGGGCGACCTCGAGGTCGGTGTCGCCTGGGCCCGCGCCTGCAACGACCTCATCGCGCGGGTCGTGGACCTCTTCCCCGACGCCTTCATCGGCGTCTGCCAGCTGCCGCAGGTCGCGGGTCAGCCGTTGGACGCCGCCGTCGCCGAGCTGCGGCGCTGCGTCGACATGGGCTTCGTCGGCCTGAACCTGAACCCCGATCCCAGCGGCGGGCGCTGGAGCTCCCCGCCGCTCACCGACCGGTACTGGTACCCGGTCTACGAGGCGATGGCCGAGCTCGACGTACCCGCGATGGTGCACGTGTCCGCGAGCTGCACGCCGGTCTTCCACGCGACCGGCGCGCACTACATCAACGCCGACACCACGGCCTTCATGCAGCTCGTCCAGGGCGACCTGTTCGCCGACTTCCCCGACCTGCGCCTGGTGATCCCGCACGGCGGCGGCGCCGTGCCCTACCACTGGGGCCGCTACCGCGGCCTCGCCGACATGCTGGGCAAGCCGTCGCTTGACACCCACGTCATGCGCAACGTCTTCTTCGACACCTGCGTCTACCACCAGGCCGGCATCGATCTCCTCTTCGAGGTGATCGACGTCGACAACATCCTTTTCGGCTCCGAGATGGTCGGCGCCGTGCGCGGAGTCGACCCGACGACAGGGCACTACTTCGACGACACCCTGCGCTACGTCGACGTGCTCGACCTCGGCCCCGCCGAGCGCGAGCAGGTGCTCAGCGGGAACGCCCGACGGGTCTACCCGCGCCTCGACGCGGCGTTGCGGAGGAGGGGGCTGCCGTGA
- a CDS encoding DUF1932 domain-containing protein gives MTRVALVGLGEVGRTFAEDLRAAGVVHLTAWDTAFADPASPASRNALELGLTPSVSAPATVADADLVVSAVTAAQCVAAAASVVPGIRAGTWFFDLNSSSPGHKSTAADLVDAAGGRYVEAALMSPIGPRRLDSPFLLGGPHAKEFATVAATYQLSDVTPVSDVVGRAAATKLCRSVVVKGLESLLTESLLAARVFGVEREVLDSLPNILPPADWEAVAGYFISRSLQHGQRRSEEMQEAAATVAEAGVEPVMSLAAVRRQAWAAGFPDARSAGTTIGMVDAVLEAMRAQRAEEVAGP, from the coding sequence GTGACCCGGGTGGCCCTGGTGGGGCTCGGCGAGGTCGGCCGCACCTTCGCCGAGGACCTTCGAGCCGCGGGGGTCGTGCACCTCACCGCGTGGGACACGGCCTTCGCCGATCCGGCCAGCCCGGCCTCGCGCAACGCGCTCGAGCTGGGCCTCACCCCCTCGGTGTCGGCGCCGGCCACGGTGGCCGACGCGGACCTCGTGGTCAGCGCGGTCACCGCCGCGCAGTGCGTGGCCGCCGCGGCCTCGGTGGTCCCCGGCATCCGTGCCGGCACCTGGTTCTTCGACCTGAACTCGAGCTCGCCCGGCCACAAGAGCACAGCGGCCGACCTGGTCGACGCGGCCGGCGGACGCTATGTCGAAGCGGCGTTGATGTCGCCCATCGGGCCGCGACGGCTCGACTCGCCGTTCCTGCTCGGCGGACCGCACGCGAAGGAGTTCGCGACGGTCGCGGCGACGTACCAGCTGTCGGACGTCACGCCGGTCTCCGACGTCGTCGGCCGGGCGGCGGCCACGAAGCTGTGCCGGTCGGTCGTCGTCAAGGGCCTGGAGTCGCTGCTCACCGAGTCCCTCCTCGCGGCCCGGGTCTTCGGCGTCGAGCGCGAAGTCCTCGACTCGCTGCCGAACATCCTCCCGCCGGCGGACTGGGAGGCGGTGGCCGGGTACTTCATCTCGAGGTCCCTGCAGCACGGACAGCGCCGATCGGAGGAGATGCAGGAGGCCGCGGCCACCGTCGCCGAGGCCGGCGTGGAGCCGGTCATGTCACTGGCCGCCGTACGGCGCCAGGCGTGGGCTGCCGGCTTCCCCGACGCGAGGTCGGCCGGCACCACGATCGGGATGGTCGACGCCGTCCTCGAGGCGATGCGGGCGCAGCGTGCCGAGGAGGTGGCGGGTCCGTGA